Below is a genomic region from Flammeovirgaceae bacterium SG7u.111.
GCTTTTTGAGAGTAGAGAGCTCTGTTGCTCTTCCATCGGGATTATTGGGGTGGCAGATGAACGCCATGCCTTTTGGGAGCGTGGGAAGTTCGTTGATGGTACGATAGGGGAGGTATGTCATCTGGCAGCGGTGGAGTAGGCAGGCATCTTCGTACTCGGCAAAAGTGGGGTAAAAAATGGTGGCCGGGCTTTCCCTGTTCCAGTGGGCTAGGAGGTAAAAAGCTTCCGTGGCGCCATTGGTAGGAAGGGCGTGTGTTTCTTCCAATTGATGGAAACTGGCAATAGCTTTTGCCAAACTTTCTGCCGATGGCTCGGGGTAGTTCCCTATTTTCTTTTGTTGTTGAAGTAAATAATTCAGTAAGCGTTGGTCGGTTCCTTTGTGCCAAACATTGGTGCTGAAATCGGCAACAATCTCTCTATCAAAAAGGTAGGCGTCATCGCCGTGTCCGTGTAGCATATCGTCTCAATTAGGTTTGCTTTTGGAGTGGTAAAGCTACACTACGAAGCTTCATGAAAATGTGTTTTTGTAGAATAAAATTTGGTTGGCAGTTTCGGGAGAAAAACGCCAAACGTAATTGATGTCCTCTTTATTTTCTTCTGCTTATTCTCTAAGACGGCCATAGTAACTCTTTGTAAAACCCATAAATTTACACTCTTTATAAAAAGTACTTCACCTGACATTTTTTTGAGAATTAAAGATTATGCCAATAAATCTGATTGTACAATAGCATAATTACCTTTGTTAAATTAAGAAGAACTTTGATAGGCTTATAATTGTAGGGAGGTGGATTTTACTTGAAATGACGAATAACATAATGCTAAACCGTGTTGTTTAAGTCATTTTCCTTAACAATTGTTAATAAAATTTCATAAAAATTTAATCGCCTGACTTACAGCATTTACCGATTTATACAGATAGATTGGTCTAAAAAACGTTGTAATGCTGCTTTGATATTTACAAATTGCAGACTAATTTGAAAAGATGGATATAAGTTAAACTACCAACAAGTTTTGCGCTTCCGCGCATTTATAAAATATTAATCTTCCAAAATATAATTTTCAATGAGTTTAGTCAAAGATACCGTAACCAATGATGGTAACGCTCTTGAGCAAGGCAAGAGTTATTCACACCAAGAAGCCCTAGAAAAGTGCTTAGTTTATTTTAAAGGAGATGAATTAGCGGCGACAACTTGGATGAACAAGTATGCCGTAAAAGATAAAGATGGCAACTTTAAAGAAACTAGTCCAGCCGATATGCACCGCAGGATGGCAAAGGAATTTGCAAGGATAGAAACAAATTATCCTACAAAAGCCGAGCTCAACGGAAGCACTAGCAAGCTGTCGAAATATGGGCAAAAGAGGAATCTTCTCGATGAAAACAAAATATATAGCCTTTTTGAGGACTTCAAATATGTGATTCCTCAGGGTAGTGTGATGGCCGCTCTTGGTAATCCCTATATGTTGGCATCTTTGTCTAACTGTGTGGTATTGCCTCAGCCTTTCGACTCTTACGGTGGTATTTTCTATACCGACCAACAACTTGCGCAGCTTTTCAAAAGAAGGTGTGGAGTAGGTATCGATATTTCTAAGCTTCGCCCTAATGGCGTAAACGTTGCCAATGCGGCGGGAACTACTACAGGTGCGGTATCGTTCATGGACCGTTTTTCAAACACCACTCGTGAAGTTGCCCAAAATGGCAGAAGAGGTGCATTGATGATCACCATCGACATTGCTCACCCTGATGTGGAAGAATTTATCACTATTAAGCAAGACCTTACTAGGGTAACTGGTGCGAACGTATCTATCCGACTTTCAGATGAGTTTATGGAAGCTGTAGATAAGGACACTGATTACATGTTGAGGTGGCCGATTGATGCTAAAGATCCTGAAATAAAGAAAACTATTAAGGCTCGAGACCTTTGGAATACGATTATCGAATGTGCCCATAAAACTGCTGAGCCAGGATTGATTTTCTGGGATAGGCAACATAAATATTCAACTTCTTCGGTATATCCAGGTTTTGAAAACGTATCTACCAACCCTTGTTCGGAAATTGCGATGCAAGGAGGAGATAGCTGCCGTTTGATTGCGATCAACCTTTATAGTTTTGTGGAGAATCCGTTTACTCCTGAGGCTAAGTTCAATATGGAGAAATTCTACGAGGTAACCTATGAGTCTCAAAGGCTTATGGACGACTTGGTAGACTTGGAATTAGAGGCTATTGAACGTATCATCGCTAAGATTGAAAGTGATTCGGAGCCGATGCACATCAAACAGACCGAGATTGATACATGGAGATTGTTGTACGATGCGGGAAAAAACGGTCGTAGAACTGGTCTAGGTTTCACTGCTCTTGGCGATGCTGTAGCTGCTTTGGGATTGAAATTTGACAACGACGATGCACTTGCCGAAATAGATAAAATAATGAAGGTGAAGTGTGAGGCTGAATTTGATAGCTCTATTGACATGGCTATTGAAAGAGGTTCTTTCACCAACTTTGATGCTGAAATTGAAAATACTTCTGAGTTTGTTCAGATGCTTGAGAAAGACCTTCCTAAGGTATACAAGCGTATGATGAAGCACGGCAGAAGGAACATTTCTATCAGTACGGTTGCGCCTACGGGTACGCTTAGTATGCTGGCACAAACTTCTTCTGGTATTGAGCCGGTATTTATGTTGGCTTATAAGCGTAGAAGAAAAGTTAACGTACATGACAAAAACAAAAAAGTAAGTTTCGTCGACCAAATGGGCGATTCTTGGGAAGAATTTGATGTGTACCACCCAAAATTGAAAGTTTGGATGGACAAAACAGGGGAAAAAGATTTAGAAAAGAGTCCTTATGCAGGTGCAACTGCTCAAGAAATTGATTGGATTCAGCGTGTAAAAACACAGTCTATTGTACAAAAATATGTGACTCACTCTATCAGTTCAACTATCAATTTGCCAGAAGACGTTGCTGTAGAAAGAGTAGGAGAAATCTACCTAGAAGCTTGGAAGCATGGTTTAAAAGGCATCACTGTGTACCGCGACGGTTCTAGGAGTGGTGTGTTGGTAGCAGATACCAAGAAAGAGGAAAAAGACAAAGATCAGGTACTCAACGAGATCATAGAAACGAAAGCTCCTAAGCGTCCGAAAGAATTGGAAGCAAGAGTGATCCGTTTTAGGAACGAAGACCAGCAATGGTTGGGCGTAGTTGGTTTGCTCAATGGTCGTCCTTACGAGGTGTTCACTGGTCGTGCCGAAGATGCATTTGCGTTGCCTAGCTATGTGACCCAAGGCTGGATTATCAAGAGTAGCGTAGAAGACGGTGATTCTTCTCGTTACGATTTCCGCTACACCGATAGCCAAGGCTATAGAGTGACCATTGAAGGGCTTTCTCGTTCATTCAGCAAGGAGTTCTGGAACTATGCGAAGTTGATTTCAAGTATCTTGCGCCATGGTATGCCACTGCCGCAAATTGTAGATTTGGTGAGTAACCTTAACCTTGATAAAGATTACATCAATACTTGGAAAAATGGTGTTGCAAGAGCCTTGATCAAGTTCATCCCGAACGGAACCAACGCTGCTGACCGCATGTGTGGAAGCTGTGGAGACCCAGAAGGGTTGATCTACCAAGAAGGTTGCCTCAAGTGTAAAAGCTGCGGGTACACCAAATGTGGATAAGCAATTCTTGTTGAAATATACGGAGCCCACGCTTTCAGGCGTGGGCTTTTTTGTTCTAAAGGGTAAATGACCTAACTTTCCCTCCAAACCATTAAAAACAAACAGTTCTTTCATGAAAACAATCATTACTGCACTTCTCCTGCTTCTTGCGGGGCAACTTATGGCTCAAAAAGTATTGGTAGCTGAGCATTTGAAAAATGGAAAAAAGAAAATCATTCGATTAGACGATAAAATCAAGCTTTTTTACAAAGTGCCCGATACAGTTACGTTGGGAAAGGTAAAGCTTAAAGCAGGCTTGAGAGTAGTAGAAGACAACCATACTGATTATAAGAGGGCGACCTTGCTTCAGATACTAGACGATACGGCTATTCAAGTAGTAGAATATTCCGATACGGTGATTGTAAAAATGGAAGACATAGTAGCTATCCGAAAGCACCCGAAGCCCGGTAGAGGGCTTGTGAGGCTGGTATATATTGGAGGTTTTATTACAGCCGCTGTTGTAGTTCCTGCAGGCATTGTGGTGACCAATGTAATTGCCGCAGTAGTAGTTCAAGAAGCACTCTGGGGCCTTGTAGATGATAAAATTATCTATCCCAATCATAAAATAAGGGGCAAGCGGAAGAAATGGAAGCTCTACATAACCGATGCTAGTGATGTCGGCGGAAGTTGAAACCCAGCTAGAAAACTCTAGAAATATCTTTCTCAGTAGAATAGTTTCTCTATGAAAATCCCTCGAATAAAAGGAATAATTGATAGAAGAATCCTGATCAATTATCAAGTTGAACCAGATGTGTTGGAAGCTTATTTGCCCAAACCTTTCAAACCAAAATTGGTGAAAGGAAAAGGTGTTGCCGGGATTTGCCTTATTAGGCTAAAAGAAATCAGACCCAAGGGCTTACCAAAACTATTCGGCATTTCTTCGGAAAATGGGGCGCATCGGATTGCCGTAGAATGGGTAGAGAAGGGCGAAGTAAAAGAAGGGGTGTATATTCCAAGGCGAGATACTTCATCAAAGCTGAATTCCCTAGCTGGAGGCACCATTTTCCCCGGTACGCACCACTTAGCCCAGTTTGCTGTTAAAGAACAAGATGGGGCTTACCAAGTTGGTTTTAAAAGCGATGATGCAACAAGTTTGTACATCAAAGCAAAAGAGACCGAGGAATGGAATGAGGAAAGCATTTTTGATGATTTGCCAAACGTTTCAGCTTTTTTTGAAAATGGCGCAGTAGGCTACTCCCCCAAGAAAAGTGAGGAGTGTTTTGATGGGCTAGAACTCAACGTGCCGAATTGGAAAGTTTCCTTGTTGGACGTAGAAGAAGTTCGGTCTAGTTTTTTTGAAAATGAAGCTATTTTCCCGAAAGGCTCTATAAAATTTGATAATGCTCTTTTAATGAAAGATATCCATCACGAATGGATAGGATTAAATACCTTGAGAAATGAATTCTAAAATCAACTTAGTGCAAGGTGATTTGACGAAGCAAACCACCGATGCAATCGTGAATGCGGCAAATAGTTCATTGCTAGGTGGAGGAGGAGTAGATGGCGCTATCCATCGGGCAGCAGGGGGAGAGCTTTTGGAAGAGTGCCGCTTGCTCAACGGCTGCCCAACGGGTGAAGCTAAAATCACAAAAGGATATAATTTGCCAGCCAAGCATGTTATCCACACAGTAGGGCCAGTTTGGAAAGGAGGGGAGCGAAACGAGCCGGCACTGTTGGAAGCTGCCTACCGAAATTCTTTGCAGTTAGCAGAAGAGAATGGGTTGAGCTCTATTGCATTTCCCAACATTAGTACAGGAATTTACCATTTCCCCAAACACCTAGCTGCTCAGATAGCGATGAAAACTGTTGTGACTTTTTTGGAAACCAGCAAGCATATACAACAAGTAGTTTTTGTTTGTTTTGATAACGAGAATTACTCGCTTTATCAAAAGGCTTTGGCTTAGTGTTAAGAACAAAAAAGACCACGCCAAAGCGTGGTCTTCAAACTTAATATAATTCGGTGTTATCCAGCTTAGTCCGCTTTGGCTTTGAGCATTTTTGTTTGGGCTAGCTCCATTTCGTACTGCGAAACCTGCGCAAACGGCCCTTTACCTGATTTCATGAACGCTTCTCTTGCTTTGTCGAAGGTGTCCATATTCACATAAACCACTCCAGCCATAAAGTTGTATTTTACTGTTTCTATGGGGCTTAAGTTCGCATCTTTAAGCAATTGCTCTACTATAGCAATCGCCTGCTCATTTTTACCCATTTTATAAAGGCTAATACTTTTCATGAAAAGGATATTTCTTGCATTGCTCACCTTAGAGAGGCACTCATCAGAAAGCTTCACTACTTCGGCATATTTTTTTGCGTTGAGCAAAAGCTCTATCGCCTTATCGTAAAGTGCCACTTGTTTTTTAGGATCTTCCTCACCTTCTATCGCTTTTTTGTACAGGTCTACGGCTTTTTGGGGGAAGTTTTCTGTTTTTACAGAAATGTCGGCTAGTAATTGGTTTGCTGACGACATTTTAGGATCAATAGACAACGCTTCGTCAAGCATCTTAGACGCATTTTCAAAGTCATGAACCATGGTATAGCTATTGGCAATGTTAAAATAATAGCTAGGTCTTAATTTTGCTATTTTAGATTTAAATGGACCAAAGTCAGCTTTTTCAAGTGCTGCATCACTCTTATCAAAATCTTTGGCTTTATGATAGGCATAACCTAGCTCAAAATACAGCTTGGCCGTTACCTTAGGGTCGCTGCTATTCACTGTGCTTGTGGCCGATTCCATGTTATTGATGGCTGTTTGGTAATCGCCAAGTGCATTGGCAACTACGGCATTATTATACAATGCATCAATATTCGTTTTGTCTATTTTCAATGCTTCTGTTGCATATTCTTTAGCATCGCTATAGAGCTGCTTACTAATATAAAATTGCGAAAGGCGAGAATAACTTTCTATTTTCTTTTTAGGATCTGGTTCGTTTTCGGCCATTCTTTTCATCACCCCTATTACCTTGTCTTCTTTTTTGGCAACGGTATAGCATTTTACCAAAGCTCCATAGGCTTGCATCATATCAGGTTTTAAGCTTACGGTTTTTTCAAGGTTGGAGGTAGCGTCTTCCAGTTTTTTCATAGAAAAATAAGCCATGCCTTTTGAGAAGTACGCTCGGTGGAAGGTATCGCTAATGGCAAGTGCATAATCATATTCCAAAATAGCTTTTTCAAACTGCTTTGCCTTCATCATCATGTCCCCTTTTTTGATAAAAGTTTTTGCGGCTTCTACCGTTTTGGAGGGCTGTCCTGCTTTTTGCTCGCCCTGACCATAGGCTAGGCTAGTCAAAAACAACAACCAAATGGTTAGGTTAAGGATTCTATTTTTTCTCATAATAATTGATTTAAGACCTGCTAACTTGCTCGTAGTCAATTTAATGTTTTACAAATATTTGATATAAACGGAATTGCCTGCCTTTTACAGATTGGCAATAGCACACCTTATCAAATACTTAACTCGTTGCGTTTAATAATATTATATAATAGTGACGTAGAAAGCGTTGGGAAAATAGCACTATATGTATAGCCAAGTATTATCCTTAAATTGTAAATTTGGTATTTTACCTACGTTGTTATAAATAAGTATTTTGTTTAGCCTAGCCAAGCTGAAAGGTGTTTTTGTTCTTTTTCGGAAAGTTTGTCTTTTAGAGAAATTTCATACGTATGGAAGTAATGCCGGCTATCGGATTGGAGGGCACAAGTGTACAGTTCGTTGTTTCGGAAAAAAGCTATTTGGAGCTTTGGCTCTGAAAGGGCAACTAGGGCGTCGGGAGAACTTGTAATCTTGATCCCGTTAATGGAAACAAGTTCATCGTTGATGCATAAATAGGAATCCGCTGGCGAACCAGTGGCAATTTTGGCTATTTTGTGGACACCATTTTCTTTCTTCAGCTTCATACCAAAATCTTTTTCCAAAGCTGATTCGGGAAGTGCCTTTTTGAATTCGCACCCTACATTTTTAAGCAATTCTTGGAGTCGCTCTTCTACGGGCGTAGTTCCAAAAATATAGGCTTCAAAGTATTTTTCCATGTCCCTGCCCGCTATGGTATTTACCATGCGGATATAGTCGTCGGTTCGGTAACCTTTTTTTCCCGAGCCAAATTCTTCCCACATTAGCCTCATCACATCATCAAGGCTTTTTTGGTTGTTAGTCTTTTGGCGGAGTTCCAAGTCGAGTAACATAGCAACTATCGCCCCTTTCACGTAGATGGAAACCTTTCGGTTGGGGATGCCCAGTTTGTAGCCGTCCAGCCAAAGGTCGGTGGAGGAGTCTGCCAAGGACATATTGAAGCGCCCGTAGTTTTCAAAATGCCTTTTGAAGAGCTTGTTCAGTTCTTTGAAGTAGCGCTCTTGGCTAAAAACACCGCTGCGCTTAAGCATGAGGTCGCCGTAATAGGTCGTTACTCCTTCGGCTATAAAGCCAGTTTGGAAATAGTTTTCCTTGCTAAAATCGTAAGGCACCATCTGCGCTGGGCGAATGCGGGTCACGTTCCATGTGTGGAAAAGTTCGTGGGAGCTTACGCCCAAAAGTTCATCGTACAGTTTTGGGTCGTGAAACTGTTCTGCCGGACCCAAAGTGATAACAGTGGAGTGCGCATGCTCCACTCCATGGTAGTGCTTGTAAGGTAGTATTTGGAAGAGGTAATGGTATTCTTTGGTTGGGAACTCTTCGAATAATGCTACTTGTACTTGGGTAAATGCCCTGAACTCATTTTCCATTTTCACCCAGTCGGGCTTGCAGTTGCCCTGTATCCAAATATGGAACTCGCAACTGCTTTCCTCAAACTGGTGGTGCAATAAAGTGGGGCTGGCAATCACTGGCGAATCTACCAATTCGTAATAGCTTGCCGCCTTTAGCTTTTTCCCCTTCACTTTCAGGCTAGTGGCTATGGTATAATTGTCAGGTACATCGAGCCTTACGGTGTAGGCTTCTTTTTCCCTGCCAACCACGGCAAGGGTACAGTTTACCCAGTTGATGTAAAGCTGATTTTCATCGAGCCAACTTCCTCCGGCATCCATTTGGCTGGCGTAGTAGCTGT
It encodes:
- a CDS encoding adenosylcobalamin-dependent ribonucleoside-diphosphate reductase, coding for MSLVKDTVTNDGNALEQGKSYSHQEALEKCLVYFKGDELAATTWMNKYAVKDKDGNFKETSPADMHRRMAKEFARIETNYPTKAELNGSTSKLSKYGQKRNLLDENKIYSLFEDFKYVIPQGSVMAALGNPYMLASLSNCVVLPQPFDSYGGIFYTDQQLAQLFKRRCGVGIDISKLRPNGVNVANAAGTTTGAVSFMDRFSNTTREVAQNGRRGALMITIDIAHPDVEEFITIKQDLTRVTGANVSIRLSDEFMEAVDKDTDYMLRWPIDAKDPEIKKTIKARDLWNTIIECAHKTAEPGLIFWDRQHKYSTSSVYPGFENVSTNPCSEIAMQGGDSCRLIAINLYSFVENPFTPEAKFNMEKFYEVTYESQRLMDDLVDLELEAIERIIAKIESDSEPMHIKQTEIDTWRLLYDAGKNGRRTGLGFTALGDAVAALGLKFDNDDALAEIDKIMKVKCEAEFDSSIDMAIERGSFTNFDAEIENTSEFVQMLEKDLPKVYKRMMKHGRRNISISTVAPTGTLSMLAQTSSGIEPVFMLAYKRRRKVNVHDKNKKVSFVDQMGDSWEEFDVYHPKLKVWMDKTGEKDLEKSPYAGATAQEIDWIQRVKTQSIVQKYVTHSISSTINLPEDVAVERVGEIYLEAWKHGLKGITVYRDGSRSGVLVADTKKEEKDKDQVLNEIIETKAPKRPKELEARVIRFRNEDQQWLGVVGLLNGRPYEVFTGRAEDAFALPSYVTQGWIIKSSVEDGDSSRYDFRYTDSQGYRVTIEGLSRSFSKEFWNYAKLISSILRHGMPLPQIVDLVSNLNLDKDYINTWKNGVARALIKFIPNGTNAADRMCGSCGDPEGLIYQEGCLKCKSCGYTKCG
- a CDS encoding DUF2071 domain-containing protein, which encodes MKIPRIKGIIDRRILINYQVEPDVLEAYLPKPFKPKLVKGKGVAGICLIRLKEIRPKGLPKLFGISSENGAHRIAVEWVEKGEVKEGVYIPRRDTSSKLNSLAGGTIFPGTHHLAQFAVKEQDGAYQVGFKSDDATSLYIKAKETEEWNEESIFDDLPNVSAFFENGAVGYSPKKSEECFDGLELNVPNWKVSLLDVEEVRSSFFENEAIFPKGSIKFDNALLMKDIHHEWIGLNTLRNEF
- a CDS encoding O-acetyl-ADP-ribose deacetylase, translating into MNSKINLVQGDLTKQTTDAIVNAANSSLLGGGGVDGAIHRAAGGELLEECRLLNGCPTGEAKITKGYNLPAKHVIHTVGPVWKGGERNEPALLEAAYRNSLQLAEENGLSSIAFPNISTGIYHFPKHLAAQIAMKTVVTFLETSKHIQQVVFVCFDNENYSLYQKALA
- a CDS encoding M61 family peptidase, whose protein sequence is MHYQVSYRFPHKQFIDLEFTIEKVTGKFLELQLPAWRPGRYELQNFAQNIRSFSAQDGSGLPLSVQKVKKDRWRVETSGARRIVIRYSYYASQMDAGGSWLDENQLYINWVNCTLAVVGREKEAYTVRLDVPDNYTIATSLKVKGKKLKAASYYELVDSPVIASPTLLHHQFEESSCEFHIWIQGNCKPDWVKMENEFRAFTQVQVALFEEFPTKEYHYLFQILPYKHYHGVEHAHSTVITLGPAEQFHDPKLYDELLGVSSHELFHTWNVTRIRPAQMVPYDFSKENYFQTGFIAEGVTTYYGDLMLKRSGVFSQERYFKELNKLFKRHFENYGRFNMSLADSSTDLWLDGYKLGIPNRKVSIYVKGAIVAMLLDLELRQKTNNQKSLDDVMRLMWEEFGSGKKGYRTDDYIRMVNTIAGRDMEKYFEAYIFGTTPVEERLQELLKNVGCEFKKALPESALEKDFGMKLKKENGVHKIAKIATGSPADSYLCINDELVSINGIKITSSPDALVALSEPKLQIAFFRNNELYTCALQSDSRHYFHTYEISLKDKLSEKEQKHLSAWLG